In Candidatus Methanomethylophilus alvi Mx1201, a genomic segment contains:
- a CDS encoding NTP transferase domain-containing protein: protein MEALINAGGKGTRMGPCGIEKPMQVIGGKHVVQRVVEAMRGAKGIDRVLVSVSPNTPKTEAYLKSIGVETIRTSGEDFMMDLHESFSVMSGDYVMTSPSDVPLMTSSVIDCTLDSFKPEMQSMIVLVKAGIVRQMGIVPSYTRVLDGEEWVLSGLSVMDRKGTLEGKYLNECCLKTDWKELAVNVNTQAELFLARKLF from the coding sequence ATGGAAGCTTTGATCAATGCCGGTGGAAAAGGGACGCGCATGGGTCCCTGCGGAATAGAGAAGCCTATGCAGGTGATAGGCGGGAAACATGTCGTCCAAAGGGTCGTGGAGGCCATGCGCGGAGCCAAAGGCATCGACCGTGTCCTCGTATCCGTGAGTCCGAACACACCTAAGACGGAGGCCTATCTGAAAAGTATCGGTGTCGAGACCATCAGGACGTCCGGTGAGGATTTCATGATGGACCTCCATGAGTCGTTCTCGGTCATGAGCGGAGATTATGTCATGACCAGTCCGTCCGACGTGCCTCTGATGACATCTTCCGTTATAGACTGTACATTGGACAGTTTCAAGCCCGAGATGCAGTCGATGATCGTCCTTGTGAAGGCCGGCATAGTCCGTCAGATGGGCATCGTCCCTTCGTATACGAGGGTCCTCGACGGGGAGGAATGGGTCCTTTCCGGCCTGTCCGTCATGGACCGGAAGGGGACATTGGAAGGGAAATACCTCAACGAATGCTGTCTGAAGACCGATTGGAAGGAGTTGGCCGTGAATGTGAACACGCAGGCCGAACTCTTCCTTGCGAGAAAGCTCTTCTGA
- a CDS encoding adenosylcobinamide-GDP ribazoletransferase, whose product MTENSDVPEGGGETPKGGFVSAIKCMISFFTIIRLDVGQKEFDAMERNFWAAPVIGFLNGLVAAVVCLLLVEVDASPFLQGVAALVTVFVFSKFLHFDGLTDFGDGMIVSSGRREDHVRALKDSLIGAGGFGVALTVVLISVACYTDIATYWGSVMAAVFAVEVLAKNAQVAAAAFGEPGSGMASRQVGMTGKGSLAKSSVLSVILLAVICLIHHGICGLMGYALKDDVMILCMVLGLLMSVAVGWYMARTANRVFGFVNGDILGAANEISRAVMLIMAVIVLGLCI is encoded by the coding sequence ATGACTGAAAACAGCGATGTGCCAGAAGGTGGCGGTGAGACTCCGAAGGGGGGTTTCGTCTCGGCCATAAAGTGTATGATCTCGTTCTTCACGATAATACGTCTGGACGTCGGTCAGAAGGAATTCGATGCCATGGAGAGGAACTTCTGGGCCGCCCCCGTGATCGGATTTCTTAACGGACTGGTGGCGGCCGTCGTATGCCTTCTTCTCGTCGAAGTGGATGCGAGTCCTTTCCTCCAAGGGGTCGCCGCCCTCGTGACCGTGTTCGTGTTCTCAAAGTTCCTGCATTTCGACGGTCTTACGGATTTCGGGGACGGTATGATCGTGTCTTCGGGGAGAAGGGAGGACCATGTCCGTGCCCTGAAGGACAGTCTGATCGGTGCCGGAGGTTTCGGTGTGGCCCTCACCGTCGTCCTGATATCGGTCGCATGTTACACCGATATCGCAACATATTGGGGAAGCGTCATGGCGGCGGTGTTCGCCGTCGAAGTGTTGGCGAAGAACGCCCAGGTGGCCGCAGCCGCATTCGGAGAACCCGGGAGCGGTATGGCCTCGCGTCAGGTGGGTATGACCGGTAAGGGCTCGCTTGCGAAGTCTTCGGTCTTATCCGTCATCCTTCTCGCCGTCATCTGCCTCATACATCATGGGATCTGCGGCCTGATGGGTTATGCCCTGAAAGACGATGTCATGATTTTATGCATGGTGCTGGGTCTTTTGATGTCGGTGGCCGTCGGCTGGTATATGGCCCGTACAGCCAACAGGGTCTTCGGGTTCGTCAACGGCGACATCCTGGGGGCAGCGAACGAGATATCTAGGGCGGTCATGCTCATCATGGCCGTCATCGTGCTGGGATTGTGCATCTGA
- the cbiS gene encoding bifunctional adenosylcobinamide hydrolase/alpha-ribazole phosphatase CbiS — MRYVRSSEIREEGDHEATAVIRFTEKMEILSSAPLNGGHALTDTVFIMQVPHDYDGDYMADLRSKRDQYGLPEDSVGFMTSAEVRYVFSTAEEVFEGGEAFVAATAGVTNCVEAGNTLDRWGERKARSEGIYRRLIAGTINIVVVSSVPLDDAGKINLMIPLVEGKTLAMRDLGYTETGTTSDAMAIVSPPAADRSPFAGTGTYLGMSSARCVRKAVAECIRKRGESPETKDSLTMLAGAGIGSDMLWSCASALGLDESVRGGFEEVLRNMAGDPDICALVYGILSSGVMADKGCINGQVEGGMPEILTDGTLAIFLAGKISEDRGGDSTVDLLRMRPLREEDVREYAEIAAYGLVAGVVGYMTGFSDD; from the coding sequence ATGAGATATGTAAGAAGTTCCGAGATCCGGGAAGAAGGTGACCACGAGGCCACCGCCGTGATCCGTTTCACCGAAAAGATGGAGATCCTCAGCAGTGCCCCTCTGAACGGAGGTCATGCACTAACGGATACGGTGTTCATAATGCAGGTCCCGCATGATTACGACGGGGACTACATGGCGGATCTCCGTTCCAAGCGGGACCAGTACGGGCTTCCGGAGGACTCCGTAGGCTTCATGACCTCGGCCGAGGTGAGGTATGTGTTCTCCACTGCGGAGGAGGTTTTCGAAGGAGGGGAGGCGTTCGTCGCGGCCACCGCAGGTGTGACCAACTGCGTCGAGGCCGGGAATACCCTCGACCGTTGGGGTGAGAGGAAGGCCCGTTCCGAAGGCATATACAGGAGGCTTATCGCAGGTACGATAAACATCGTGGTCGTCTCCTCCGTTCCGTTGGATGATGCCGGGAAGATAAATCTCATGATCCCATTGGTCGAGGGGAAGACCCTTGCCATGAGGGATCTCGGGTATACCGAGACCGGTACGACCTCGGATGCCATGGCCATAGTGTCGCCGCCCGCTGCCGACAGGTCCCCCTTCGCCGGCACAGGGACATATCTGGGTATGTCTTCGGCGAGATGTGTCAGAAAGGCCGTGGCCGAATGCATAAGGAAAAGGGGGGAATCCCCGGAGACCAAAGACTCCCTTACGATGTTGGCCGGTGCAGGCATAGGGTCCGATATGCTGTGGTCATGTGCTTCCGCTCTCGGATTGGATGAATCCGTGAGGGGCGGTTTCGAAGAGGTCCTCCGCAACATGGCGGGGGATCCCGACATATGCGCCCTCGTATACGGGATACTGTCCTCCGGCGTGATGGCGGACAAGGGATGCATAAACGGTCAGGTGGAGGGGGGGATGCCGGAGATCCTTACCGACGGGACCTTGGCCATATTCCTGGCCGGAAAGATATCGGAGGATCGCGGAGGGGATTCCACTGTGGACCTTCTGAGGATGAGGCCTCTCCGGGAAGAGGATGTCAGAGAATATGCGGAGATCGCTGCATACGGTCTGGTGGCAGGTGTGGTCGGATATATGACGGGGTTCTCGGATGACTGA
- the cbiB gene encoding adenosylcobinamide-phosphate synthase CbiB, with amino-acid sequence MELWLDAVLIAIFAFLIDRYIGDVPNRYHPLRWMGNLLDCIDRRIIDRRSRWNVVIGFLSYVLVLLVFGGVALTITMALRYGLVGVGEFDVLGVHCSFGEIVWIVVSALFVKVTFALFAFRKFCSPIEDDLKKGDLEAAADKTQMMVNRKMKGMDLPHITSSCCETVSENLVDSVISPLFYFGLFGLPGAIAFRCSNLMDAMWGHINEKYYVLGHFPARLDDVLGYIPSRISPLFVGVAAKLMRMRSGRSAVKAAMAEHRKTPSPNSGWPMTAVAAAMGVSFEKEGVYVMGEGPLPSIDDIRRCYHLVELTSLVFLLIVTIPLGMFLGIHVQVFIEDFIHGLLGVFRI; translated from the coding sequence GTGGAGTTGTGGCTGGACGCGGTCCTGATAGCGATATTCGCATTCCTCATAGACCGTTATATAGGGGACGTTCCCAACAGATACCACCCCCTCAGATGGATGGGCAACCTGTTGGATTGCATAGACCGCCGCATTATCGACCGCAGGTCCCGGTGGAACGTTGTCATCGGATTCCTCTCCTATGTCCTGGTCCTTTTGGTTTTCGGAGGGGTGGCCCTCACCATAACGATGGCCTTGCGCTACGGTCTCGTCGGTGTCGGGGAGTTCGATGTCCTGGGGGTCCACTGTAGTTTCGGGGAGATCGTGTGGATCGTCGTATCGGCACTGTTCGTGAAGGTGACCTTCGCCCTGTTCGCATTCAGGAAGTTCTGCTCCCCTATAGAGGACGACCTGAAGAAAGGTGACCTGGAGGCCGCAGCCGATAAGACCCAGATGATGGTCAACAGGAAGATGAAAGGGATGGACCTCCCCCATATAACGTCGTCCTGCTGCGAGACGGTGTCGGAGAATCTCGTGGACAGTGTGATATCGCCACTGTTCTACTTCGGTCTCTTCGGCCTTCCTGGTGCGATAGCATTCAGATGCTCCAACCTCATGGATGCGATGTGGGGCCACATCAATGAAAAATATTATGTGCTGGGTCATTTCCCTGCGAGACTGGACGACGTACTCGGATACATCCCCTCGAGGATATCTCCCCTGTTCGTCGGCGTTGCGGCCAAGTTGATGCGCATGCGCAGTGGGCGCAGCGCCGTGAAGGCGGCCATGGCGGAGCATAGGAAGACTCCCAGTCCGAACAGCGGATGGCCTATGACGGCGGTGGCCGCCGCCATGGGGGTCTCCTTCGAGAAGGAGGGGGTGTACGTGATGGGGGAGGGACCTCTTCCCTCCATAGACGATATACGCAGATGCTATCATCTGGTGGAGTTGACGTCCCTGGTGTTCCTCCTCATAGTCACGATCCCTCTGGGTATGTTTCTGGGGATCCATGTGCAGGTGTTCATAGAGGACTTCATCCATGGTCTTCTGGGGGTGTTCCGAATATGA
- a CDS encoding pyridoxal phosphate-dependent aminotransferase — protein sequence MRIVPRNELRDLPKTVHGGQGWRLTGVEDFSQNLNPLGPPPELKDEILNAVSEIGHYPDASNEVPKKAVADYFGLDIDNVAMGAGSSEIIRNFPAAFMVPGDRALMMRPSFAEYAQQCRIAGASIDFMDLMPEDDFRIDSERLSQMVRDNHYKAVYICNPNNPTGRIEKREKVLDIVKECEDLGTMVFLDETLLGLSPEAASTSLTKYVGKFSNLLIADSLTKSFAIPGMRIGFGLSSPEIISELEKVQLPWNLGTLEQAVAAYLMEYRMDYPDVVARELRAESAYMHSRLDDIGFPVGPLSDSFFYFVSVEDLGLTGEEMKRLMLKGSVMIRDCASFGDRFRGYIRYCVKDRSRNARFMAAAESVMDELQGR from the coding sequence ATGCGCATCGTACCGAGGAACGAGCTCAGAGACCTGCCGAAGACGGTCCACGGAGGGCAGGGATGGAGGCTCACAGGGGTGGAGGACTTCAGTCAGAACCTCAATCCTCTCGGACCCCCGCCCGAGTTGAAGGACGAGATCCTCAATGCGGTCTCCGAGATCGGGCATTATCCGGATGCCTCCAACGAGGTGCCCAAAAAGGCGGTCGCAGACTACTTCGGTCTGGACATCGACAATGTGGCCATGGGTGCCGGCTCGTCCGAGATAATCAGGAATTTCCCGGCCGCCTTCATGGTGCCGGGGGACAGGGCCCTCATGATGCGCCCTTCGTTCGCGGAGTACGCCCAGCAGTGCAGGATAGCCGGCGCATCCATAGATTTCATGGACCTCATGCCGGAAGACGATTTCCGTATCGATTCGGAACGGCTGTCCCAGATGGTCCGCGACAACCACTACAAGGCCGTCTACATATGCAATCCCAATAATCCGACGGGACGCATCGAGAAGAGGGAGAAGGTCTTGGATATCGTCAAGGAGTGCGAGGACCTTGGGACCATGGTCTTCTTAGACGAGACCCTTCTGGGTCTTTCCCCGGAAGCCGCCAGCACATCCCTTACCAAGTATGTGGGGAAGTTCTCCAACCTCCTCATCGCGGATTCCTTGACCAAATCATTCGCCATTCCGGGGATGAGGATCGGATTCGGCCTCTCCAGTCCGGAGATCATCTCGGAGCTGGAGAAGGTCCAGCTTCCCTGGAACCTAGGTACGTTGGAACAGGCCGTCGCCGCCTATCTTATGGAGTACCGTATGGACTATCCAGATGTCGTGGCCCGGGAGCTCAGGGCCGAGTCGGCCTATATGCATTCCCGCTTGGACGACATCGGTTTCCCCGTCGGCCCTCTCTCGGATTCGTTCTTCTATTTCGTGTCCGTGGAGGATCTGGGTCTTACCGGAGAGGAGATGAAGAGACTCATGCTGAAAGGCAGTGTGATGATACGTGACTGCGCTTCCTTCGGTGACAGGTTCAGAGGATACATCAGATACTGTGTGAAGGACAGGTCCAGGAATGCGAGGTTCATGGCGGCCGCGGAAAGCGTCATGGACGAACTCCAGGGAAGATGA